One genomic window of Methyloceanibacter sp. wino2 includes the following:
- the hemB gene encoding porphobilinogen synthase: MDAPKELGPGYPASRLRRNRRADWSRRLVREMQLTADDLIWPIFVIDGDRSREEVDAMPGVARLSIDLAVRAAEDAAEIGLPAIALFPNTDPSLRDEAGSQAFNPGNLVCRAVRAIKQAVPEIGIVCDVALDPYTSHGHDGLLDDEGRIDNDRSVEALVTQALVQAEAGCDVLAPSDMMDGRVGAIRAALEANGFADTQIMSYAAKYASAFYGPFRDAVGSGAQLRGDKKTYQMDPANGAEALREVAFDVSEGADMVMVKPGLPYLDIVWRVKDAFGLPTFAYQTSGEYAALVAAAERGWLDRERVVLETLLAFKRAGADGVFSYFAPEVARLLKSQY; this comes from the coding sequence GTGGATGCGCCCAAGGAACTGGGACCGGGCTATCCCGCCTCCCGCCTACGGCGGAACCGGCGGGCGGACTGGTCTCGGCGTCTCGTGCGGGAAATGCAGCTGACCGCCGACGATCTGATCTGGCCGATCTTCGTGATCGACGGTGACAGATCGCGCGAGGAAGTCGATGCGATGCCGGGCGTCGCCCGTCTGTCGATCGATCTGGCCGTCCGGGCCGCCGAAGACGCCGCCGAGATCGGCCTGCCGGCGATCGCGCTGTTCCCCAATACGGACCCCTCCTTGCGGGACGAAGCGGGTAGCCAGGCTTTCAACCCCGGCAATCTGGTTTGCCGGGCGGTGCGCGCCATCAAGCAGGCGGTCCCGGAGATCGGCATTGTCTGCGATGTCGCGCTCGACCCCTATACGAGCCACGGTCATGACGGGCTTCTGGACGACGAAGGCCGGATCGACAATGACCGCTCCGTGGAGGCGCTCGTCACCCAAGCGCTGGTTCAAGCCGAAGCCGGCTGCGATGTACTGGCGCCGTCCGACATGATGGACGGCCGCGTCGGCGCCATCCGCGCGGCTCTCGAGGCCAACGGTTTCGCCGACACGCAGATCATGAGCTATGCGGCGAAATATGCCTCTGCGTTCTACGGCCCCTTCCGTGATGCGGTCGGTTCCGGCGCGCAACTGCGAGGGGACAAGAAGACCTATCAGATGGATCCCGCCAACGGTGCCGAGGCGCTGCGCGAAGTTGCGTTTGACGTGTCGGAAGGCGCGGACATGGTCATGGTCAAGCCGGGCCTGCCCTATCTCGATATCGTTTGGCGCGTGAAGGATGCGTTCGGCCTGCCGACCTTCGCCTATCAGACCTCCGGAGAATATGCGGCTCTCGTCGCGGCCGCCGAGCGGGGCTGGCTGGACCGGGAACGGGTCGTGCTGGAGACATTGCTCGCGTTCAAGAGGGCGGGCGCAGACGGCGTGTTCAGCTACTTCGCACCTGAAGTGGCGCGGCTTCTGAAGAGCCAATACTGA
- a CDS encoding RDD family protein has translation MSDPMTPSTATFPAQMHVYNPVTEPQLFSAVIRKRCVAFLIDAVMIAILTVIAFVVVAVLGVLTLGLGWLLFGLIFPFVGLAYNAFTIGGPKSSTPGQRMMGLAVPMWYGGKVTPLIAAFHALLFWFSLTLFFPILLWCFFDSRKRCLHDILAGVVVINRPGSAETL, from the coding sequence ATGTCGGACCCTATGACACCCAGCACCGCGACCTTCCCCGCGCAAATGCATGTCTACAACCCGGTGACGGAACCGCAACTCTTCAGCGCCGTCATCCGTAAGCGTTGTGTCGCGTTCCTCATCGACGCCGTCATGATTGCCATCCTCACGGTTATCGCATTCGTGGTCGTAGCCGTGCTCGGCGTTCTCACCTTGGGGCTGGGTTGGCTCCTGTTCGGGCTCATCTTTCCGTTTGTGGGCCTCGCCTACAACGCCTTCACGATCGGCGGCCCCAAGTCGTCCACGCCGGGTCAGCGCATGATGGGGCTCGCGGTGCCCATGTGGTATGGCGGCAAGGTGACACCGCTGATCGCCGCGTTCCACGCGCTCCTGTTCTGGTTTTCGCTGACGCTGTTCTTCCCGATCCTGCTGTGGTGCTTCTTCGATTCCCGGAAGCGCTGCCTGCACGACATCCTGGCCGGGGTCGTCGTGATCAACCGGCCGGGGTCGGCTGAGACCCTCTGA
- the recO gene encoding DNA repair protein RecO, whose amino-acid sequence MDWSDEGIFLSGKPLGEANLIAEVLTLEHGRHLGLVRGGRSRRVRPTLQPGNLVRVTWRARLAEHLGGYNVELMEAHGARALDDPRALAAIGMLGEFVKLLPERDPHPELYATTLHVLRSFAEPDIWPALLVYWEMQLLQEIGFGLDLTSCAATGSTEELVYVSPKSGRAVSREAGAPYADKMLPLPQFLIDSSASLAPSDVVAGFGLTGFFLERDALAPHGLKFPDARDRLLDLLRREPHAA is encoded by the coding sequence ATGGACTGGAGCGACGAAGGCATCTTCTTGAGCGGCAAGCCTCTTGGCGAAGCGAACCTCATTGCCGAGGTGTTGACGCTCGAACATGGCCGCCATCTCGGCCTCGTGCGCGGCGGCCGGTCCCGCCGTGTCCGCCCGACTCTCCAGCCCGGCAACCTCGTTCGCGTCACCTGGCGCGCGCGTCTTGCCGAGCATCTGGGCGGCTACAATGTCGAACTGATGGAAGCCCACGGGGCCCGCGCGCTCGACGACCCGCGCGCTCTCGCAGCCATCGGCATGCTCGGGGAGTTCGTGAAGCTCCTGCCCGAGCGGGACCCGCATCCCGAGCTCTACGCCACGACGTTGCATGTGCTCCGCTCCTTCGCCGAACCCGATATTTGGCCGGCGCTGCTCGTGTACTGGGAGATGCAACTGCTCCAGGAGATCGGTTTTGGTCTCGACCTCACATCCTGTGCCGCGACGGGGAGCACCGAGGAGCTTGTCTACGTGTCGCCGAAGTCGGGGCGGGCGGTCAGCCGCGAGGCGGGCGCGCCCTATGCCGACAAGATGCTGCCGCTGCCGCAATTTTTGATCGACAGTTCGGCCTCGCTCGCCCCCTCGGACGTCGTCGCGGGCTTCGGTCTCACCGGCTTCTTTCTGGAGCGGGACGCGCTGGCGCCGCACGGCCTCAAATTCCCCGATGCGCGCGACCGCCTGCTCGATCTCTTGCGCCGGGAGCCTCACGCCGCTTGA
- the era gene encoding GTPase Era, with protein MTDTTDTPTRCGFVALIGAPNSGKSTLTNALVGAKVSIVTHKAQTTRGPVRGIVLAGDAQVILVDTPGIFQPKRRLDRAMAQAAWERAGDADIVALVVDAARGLDEKLEPIVEQLPELNRPVIAVLNKIDLVKKPDLLKLTSELLGLKAFAEIFMVSALTGDGVDDLRAYLAGAVPEGPWLFPEDQLSDASLRQTAAEITREKLFLRLHEELPYALTVETTDWKVLKDESVRIEQTIFVERESQRRIVLGAKGQMIKEIGQASREDIAEIAGVPVHLFLFVKVRERWGEDPERFREMGLDYPRNRPPGAVTPD; from the coding sequence ATGACTGACACCACAGACACCCCGACGCGCTGCGGCTTCGTTGCCCTGATCGGCGCGCCCAATAGTGGCAAGTCCACGCTGACCAACGCGCTTGTCGGCGCGAAGGTGTCGATCGTCACCCACAAGGCGCAGACGACGCGCGGCCCCGTGCGCGGCATCGTGCTCGCAGGCGATGCGCAAGTCATTCTGGTGGATACGCCCGGTATCTTTCAGCCCAAGCGCCGGCTCGACCGCGCCATGGCGCAAGCGGCCTGGGAACGGGCAGGGGATGCGGACATCGTCGCTCTCGTCGTGGATGCGGCGCGCGGGCTGGACGAGAAGCTGGAACCCATTGTCGAGCAGCTGCCGGAGTTGAATCGCCCCGTGATCGCGGTGCTCAACAAGATCGATCTCGTGAAGAAGCCGGACCTCTTGAAGCTCACATCCGAACTTCTGGGTCTCAAGGCGTTCGCGGAGATCTTCATGGTGTCGGCGCTGACGGGCGACGGTGTCGACGACCTTCGGGCGTATCTCGCGGGCGCCGTTCCCGAAGGACCGTGGCTGTTTCCGGAAGACCAGTTGTCGGACGCCTCGCTTCGGCAGACCGCCGCCGAGATCACGCGCGAAAAGCTTTTTCTGCGCCTCCACGAAGAACTGCCCTATGCACTGACGGTCGAAACGACGGACTGGAAGGTCCTCAAGGACGAAAGCGTGCGCATCGAGCAGACCATCTTCGTCGAGCGCGAAAGCCAGCGCCGCATCGTACTCGGCGCCAAGGGCCAGATGATCAAGGAGATCGGCCAAGCCTCGCGCGAGGACATTGCCGAGATCGCCGGCGTCCCCGTACATCTGTTCCTGTTCGTGAAGGTCCGCGAACGCTGGGGTGAAGATCCCGAGCGCTTCCGCGAGATGGGTCTCGACTATCCAAGAAATAGGCCGCCTGGCGCCGTCACGCCGGACTAG
- the rnc gene encoding ribonuclease III, translated as MAKRRISDVGVLAERLGHQFNKPALLTLALTHASARPGSKPNEDNERLEFLGDRVLGLSIAQLLSERYPEASEGELARWFNHLVRTETCAEAGQSWQLGDFILMSGGEAGSGGRRKKTILANACEAVLGAVFSDAGYDAARELVWRTWAPYLAELKEAAPDAKSVLQEWAQGRQLPLPNYIEVSREGPDHAPLFTAEVHVEGVAPERGEGLNKRAAEQAAALAMLLREGVWQASAND; from the coding sequence GTGGCCAAGCGGCGCATCTCTGATGTCGGTGTCCTAGCCGAGCGCCTCGGACACCAATTCAACAAGCCCGCGCTGCTGACCTTGGCGCTGACTCACGCAAGTGCGCGCCCCGGCTCCAAGCCCAACGAAGACAACGAGCGTCTCGAGTTTCTCGGCGACCGCGTGCTGGGGCTATCGATCGCGCAGTTGCTGTCGGAACGTTATCCGGAAGCCAGCGAAGGCGAACTGGCGCGATGGTTCAACCATCTCGTCCGGACGGAAACCTGCGCCGAAGCCGGCCAAAGCTGGCAACTGGGCGACTTCATCCTGATGAGCGGCGGGGAAGCGGGTTCGGGCGGACGGCGCAAGAAGACGATCCTCGCCAATGCGTGCGAGGCGGTGCTGGGCGCGGTGTTCTCCGACGCGGGCTATGACGCGGCGCGCGAGCTCGTCTGGCGCACCTGGGCGCCGTATCTCGCCGAACTGAAGGAGGCCGCGCCGGACGCCAAATCGGTCCTGCAAGAGTGGGCGCAAGGGCGTCAGCTGCCGCTCCCGAACTATATCGAGGTCTCGCGCGAAGGCCCGGACCATGCGCCGCTCTTCACGGCGGAGGTCCACGTAGAGGGGGTGGCGCCAGAACGCGGCGAAGGCCTGAACAAGCGCGCGGCGGAGCAAGCCGCGGCGCTGGCGATGCTCCTGCGGGAAGGCGTCTGGCAGGCTTCCGCCAATGACTGA
- the lepB gene encoding signal peptidase I produces the protein MSVDAEKTASKGSNWETVRVVIHALILALIVRVFLFQPFNIPSGSMIPTLLIGDYLFVSKYSYGYSRYSFPFGLNLFSGRVWAAEPERGDVVVFKLPRDNETDYIKRVIGLPGDEIQMIHGVLNINGKAVDKVKVDDFVTEAVGGRDRHFTRYMETLPNGVTYPVLDLVNEGAGDNTDVYKVPEGHFFMMGDNRDNSTDSRFLSEVGFVPFENLVGKAQVIFFSIDEDSSFWQVWRWPTDVRWDRIFKTVN, from the coding sequence ATGAGCGTGGACGCGGAAAAGACGGCTTCAAAGGGAAGTAATTGGGAGACGGTTCGCGTCGTCATTCACGCGCTGATCCTGGCGCTGATCGTGCGCGTGTTCCTGTTTCAGCCGTTCAACATCCCGTCGGGTTCTATGATTCCGACCCTGCTCATCGGCGATTACCTGTTCGTCTCGAAATACAGCTACGGCTACAGCCGCTATTCCTTTCCGTTCGGACTGAACCTGTTCTCGGGACGCGTCTGGGCGGCGGAGCCGGAGCGCGGCGACGTGGTGGTGTTCAAGCTGCCACGCGACAACGAGACCGACTACATCAAGCGCGTCATCGGCTTGCCCGGCGACGAGATCCAGATGATCCACGGCGTGCTCAACATCAACGGCAAGGCCGTGGACAAGGTGAAGGTCGACGATTTCGTCACGGAAGCCGTGGGCGGGCGCGACCGTCATTTCACCCGCTACATGGAAACCCTCCCCAACGGGGTCACCTATCCGGTGCTGGACCTCGTCAATGAGGGGGCCGGCGACAACACCGACGTCTACAAGGTGCCCGAAGGGCATTTCTTCATGATGGGCGACAACCGCGACAACTCCACGGATAGCCGCTTCTTGTCCGAGGTCGGTTTCGTGCCCTTCGAGAACCTCGTCGGCAAAGCGCAGGTCATCTTCTTCTCCATCGATGAGGACTCCAGCTTCTGGCAGGTCTGGCGGTGGCCGACGGATGTCCGGTGGGACCGCATCTTCAAGACGGTGAATTAG
- the acpS gene encoding holo-ACP synthase, whose product MIIGLGNDIIDIRRIEKTIERYGERFLTRVFTETERVKSDRRKLRAASYAKRFAAKEACAKALGTGFSRGVFWHDLGVVNLPSGRPTMALTGGAARILDELLPDGHEAQIDLTITDDFPTAQAIVIISAIRRSP is encoded by the coding sequence ATGATCATCGGCCTGGGTAACGACATCATCGATATCAGGCGTATCGAGAAGACCATCGAGCGCTACGGCGAACGCTTTCTCACGCGCGTCTTCACCGAGACCGAGCGGGTGAAATCGGACCGGCGCAAGCTTAGAGCCGCATCCTATGCCAAGCGCTTCGCGGCCAAGGAGGCCTGCGCCAAGGCGCTCGGGACCGGCTTCAGCCGCGGCGTTTTCTGGCATGACCTCGGCGTGGTCAATTTGCCGTCGGGGCGTCCCACCATGGCGCTCACGGGCGGTGCCGCGCGCATCCTGGACGAACTGCTCCCGGACGGCCACGAAGCCCAAATCGATCTCACTATTACCGACGACTTCCCCACGGCCCAGGCGATTGTGATCATCTCCGCAATCCGGCGGTCGCCATAA
- a CDS encoding pyridoxine 5'-phosphate synthase, translated as MTTVQKIRLGINIDHVATLRNARGGALPDPIRAAQLAADAGADNITAHLREDRRHIRDDDIARLLAEVDCPLNMEMAATDEMTGIALKARPPWTCLVPERREERTTEGGLDVVAQHNALAPVVAALAEAGIEVSLFIGAERPQIEAAARLAVPAIEIHTGGWCDAIAEGREDDAEKEWQTIVDGAAYADALGLEVHAGHGLNYATAEKISTIPQIVELNIGHFLVGEAVFVGLGESIRRIRAAMDRGREALRLGEGGRIAS; from the coding sequence GTGACAACCGTCCAGAAGATCCGGCTGGGGATCAATATCGACCATGTGGCGACGTTGCGAAACGCGCGCGGCGGCGCACTGCCGGACCCAATTCGGGCGGCGCAGCTTGCAGCGGACGCGGGCGCCGACAACATCACCGCGCATTTGCGCGAAGACCGCCGGCACATCCGCGATGACGATATTGCCCGGTTGCTCGCCGAGGTCGACTGCCCGCTCAACATGGAGATGGCCGCGACCGACGAGATGACCGGCATCGCACTTAAGGCCAGGCCGCCCTGGACCTGTCTCGTGCCCGAGAGGCGCGAGGAGCGGACGACCGAAGGCGGTCTCGACGTGGTCGCGCAGCACAATGCGCTGGCGCCCGTTGTTGCGGCCTTGGCAGAGGCCGGCATCGAAGTCTCGCTCTTCATCGGGGCCGAGCGTCCGCAGATCGAGGCGGCCGCGCGGCTGGCCGTGCCGGCGATCGAGATACACACGGGCGGCTGGTGCGACGCGATCGCCGAGGGCCGTGAAGACGACGCCGAGAAGGAATGGCAAACCATCGTCGACGGCGCCGCATACGCAGATGCCCTTGGCCTAGAAGTTCATGCCGGCCACGGGCTCAACTATGCGACCGCCGAAAAGATCTCGACGATTCCGCAAATCGTCGAACTCAATATCGGCCACTTCCTGGTCGGCGAAGCGGTCTTTGTGGGCCTTGGCGAATCCATTCGGCGGATTCGCGCGGCGATGGACCGAGGGCGTGAAGCGCTGCGCCTCGGTGAGGGGGGCCGCATTGCATCATGA
- a CDS encoding DUF2062 domain-containing protein: protein MLFKRREAESWVNRVRVSLWPRRSWGRSTRYVVHRVRRLSATPHAVALGFAAGVFISATPFIGFHMILSATLAWIVGGSIVAALLGTFIGNPLTYPLFWVSSYEVGSLMLGRGENKVELDLSAGIFQTDQIWTLLKPMTLGSIPIGIVLGLLSYALVRPAVNAYQHRRRDLRSANEVV, encoded by the coding sequence ATGCTGTTCAAGCGCCGCGAGGCGGAAAGTTGGGTGAACCGGGTACGGGTGTCGTTGTGGCCGCGCCGCAGTTGGGGCCGCTCGACGCGCTACGTGGTGCACCGGGTGCGCCGCTTGAGCGCGACCCCGCACGCCGTCGCCTTGGGCTTCGCCGCGGGCGTCTTTATCTCCGCCACGCCGTTTATCGGTTTTCACATGATCCTGTCGGCCACGCTTGCGTGGATCGTGGGCGGCAGTATCGTCGCCGCGCTTCTCGGCACCTTCATCGGCAATCCGCTGACCTATCCGCTGTTCTGGGTCAGCAGCTATGAAGTGGGCTCGCTCATGCTGGGTCGGGGCGAGAACAAGGTCGAACTCGATCTTTCCGCCGGCATCTTTCAGACCGACCAGATCTGGACGCTTCTGAAACCGATGACCCTCGGCTCGATTCCCATCGGCATCGTGCTGGGTCTCCTGAGCTATGCCTTGGTGAGGCCGGCCGTGAACGCCTACCAGCATCGGCGCCGCGATCTTCGCTCCGCAAACGAAGTCGTGTGA
- a CDS encoding bifunctional (p)ppGpp synthetase/guanosine-3',5'-bis(diphosphate) 3'-pyrophosphohydrolase, whose amino-acid sequence MTRQYELVERILSYQPSANEALLNRAYVYAMKAHGNQRRASGAPYFSHPLEVAAILADMRLDDATIATALLHDTIEDTEATRSEIDALFGAEIGTLVDGLTKIKKLDLVTKKAEQAENFRKLLLAISSDIRVLLVKLADRLHNMRTLEHMKPAKRKTIAEETMDIYAPLAGRMGMQWLREELEDLSFRWLNPEAYATVSERLRVLRQDNQGLIDEIHGALTSKLKAARVKAIVAGREKKPYAIWSKMERKQISLEQLSDIYAFRIVVPKMPDCYRALAVVHTSWHTVPGRFKDYISNPKQNDYQSIHTTIVGPKHQRVELQIRTEEMHSIAEYGVAAHALYKEGGSGKRVPAQDSSAYRWLTHLVGILLEGDNPEEFLEHTKLELFHDQVFCFTPKGRLIALPRGANCIDFAYAVHTQVGNTAVGAKINGRPMPLATTLRNGDEVEIVCSDAQSPPVAWERLAVTGKARSAIRRASRDAVRLQYDKLGREILDRAFRRHGQAFSEEAIAKALPRLSQKTAEDVVTAVGRGELTSTDVFRAAFPEEIAGPMPKRRRQVKRSDEGWFGLGKVMGLKFRWPGSGNKGRAEGHEGPEGIPIRGLKSGLPVHFADGGAIPGDRIVGILSPGHGITIYPIHAAALKAFDDEPERWIDVTWDIDEDNPQRFPAKIAVTAMNEPGSLAQIATVIGEVDGNIQNIKMTNQVADYTEMLIDLDVWDLQHLNEILTGLRARDVVSSATRSED is encoded by the coding sequence ATGACCCGCCAATACGAACTCGTCGAACGCATACTGAGCTATCAGCCCTCGGCCAACGAGGCCTTGCTGAATCGCGCCTATGTCTATGCGATGAAGGCGCACGGCAATCAGCGGCGCGCGTCGGGAGCCCCGTATTTTTCGCACCCGCTGGAAGTCGCCGCGATTCTGGCCGACATGCGCCTGGACGATGCGACCATCGCGACGGCGCTGCTCCATGACACGATCGAGGATACCGAGGCGACGCGCAGCGAGATCGATGCACTGTTCGGCGCGGAAATCGGCACGCTCGTCGACGGGCTAACCAAAATCAAGAAGCTCGACCTCGTTACCAAAAAGGCCGAGCAGGCGGAGAACTTCCGCAAACTTCTTCTCGCCATCTCCAGCGACATCCGGGTGCTCCTCGTGAAGCTCGCAGACCGTCTGCACAACATGCGGACGCTCGAGCACATGAAGCCGGCAAAGCGGAAGACCATCGCCGAAGAGACGATGGACATCTATGCGCCGCTCGCCGGCCGCATGGGCATGCAATGGCTGCGCGAAGAGCTCGAGGATTTGTCATTCCGGTGGCTGAACCCGGAAGCCTACGCCACCGTATCGGAGCGGTTGCGGGTCTTGCGGCAGGACAATCAGGGCCTCATCGACGAAATACACGGCGCGCTGACCTCGAAGCTCAAGGCCGCGCGGGTGAAGGCCATCGTCGCCGGGCGGGAGAAGAAGCCCTACGCCATCTGGAGCAAGATGGAGCGGAAGCAGATCTCCCTCGAGCAACTGTCGGACATCTATGCCTTCCGCATCGTCGTGCCGAAGATGCCCGACTGCTACCGGGCGCTCGCCGTGGTTCATACGAGCTGGCATACCGTGCCGGGACGCTTCAAGGATTACATCTCCAATCCCAAGCAGAACGACTATCAGTCCATCCACACGACGATCGTCGGCCCCAAGCATCAGCGCGTGGAACTGCAGATCCGCACCGAGGAGATGCACTCGATTGCGGAGTATGGCGTCGCCGCGCATGCGCTCTACAAGGAGGGGGGCAGCGGCAAGCGGGTCCCGGCGCAAGACTCAAGCGCATACAGATGGTTGACCCATCTCGTTGGCATTTTGCTCGAAGGCGACAACCCGGAAGAATTCCTGGAGCACACGAAGCTCGAGCTGTTCCACGACCAGGTGTTTTGCTTCACGCCCAAGGGGCGGCTGATCGCGCTGCCGCGCGGCGCCAATTGCATCGACTTCGCTTACGCGGTCCACACCCAGGTGGGTAACACCGCCGTGGGCGCCAAGATCAACGGACGTCCCATGCCGCTCGCGACGACGCTGCGGAACGGCGACGAGGTCGAAATCGTCTGCTCGGACGCCCAGTCGCCGCCCGTGGCCTGGGAACGTCTAGCGGTCACCGGAAAGGCCCGCTCGGCCATCCGGCGGGCGTCGCGCGATGCCGTGCGGCTCCAATACGACAAGCTCGGCCGCGAGATCCTGGATCGCGCCTTCCGCCGCCACGGTCAGGCGTTCAGCGAGGAGGCCATCGCCAAGGCGCTGCCGCGCTTGTCACAAAAGACGGCCGAAGATGTCGTGACCGCCGTAGGCCGGGGCGAACTGACGTCGACCGATGTGTTTCGCGCGGCTTTCCCGGAGGAAATCGCCGGCCCGATGCCCAAGCGCCGCCGGCAGGTGAAACGCAGCGACGAAGGCTGGTTCGGCCTCGGCAAGGTCATGGGACTGAAATTCCGCTGGCCCGGCTCGGGGAACAAGGGCCGCGCCGAAGGTCACGAGGGCCCGGAAGGCATCCCGATTCGCGGTCTGAAAAGCGGACTCCCCGTCCATTTCGCCGACGGGGGCGCCATTCCCGGCGATCGTATCGTGGGCATTCTCTCGCCCGGACACGGGATCACGATCTATCCGATCCATGCGGCCGCGCTGAAAGCGTTCGACGACGAGCCGGAGCGGTGGATCGACGTCACCTGGGACATCGACGAGGACAATCCCCAGCGGTTTCCCGCGAAGATCGCGGTGACGGCCATGAATGAGCCGGGCAGTCTCGCGCAGATCGCGACGGTGATCGGCGAGGTCGACGGCAATATCCAGAATATCAAGATGACCAACCAGGTTGCCGACTACACGGAGATGCTGATCGACCTGGACGTGTGGGACCTGCAGCATCTCAACGAGATTTTGACCGGCTTGCGCGCGCGCGACGTTGTCAGCAGCGCCACCCGATCCGAAGACTAA
- the rpoZ gene encoding DNA-directed RNA polymerase subunit omega, protein MARVTVEDCVDKIENRFELVLLASHRARTISAGAQLTVPRDNDKNPVVALREIAEKKFTPDDLKEDFIHSMQKYVEVDEPEAEAVPALTQDSRMPVLGQDDQSTDTQIDRMTEEELLRRMATQAPSDGSNAGPRAR, encoded by the coding sequence ATGGCTCGCGTCACCGTCGAGGATTGCGTCGACAAGATTGAAAACCGTTTCGAGCTCGTACTTCTGGCCAGCCACCGCGCCCGGACGATCTCGGCCGGTGCTCAGCTGACCGTGCCGCGCGACAATGACAAGAATCCCGTCGTTGCCTTGCGCGAGATCGCCGAGAAGAAGTTCACCCCGGACGATCTCAAGGAAGATTTCATCCACTCCATGCAGAAATACGTGGAAGTGGACGAGCCCGAGGCCGAAGCCGTTCCCGCTCTTACGCAGGATTCGCGCATGCCGGTTCTCGGTCAGGACGATCAGTCCACCGATACGCAGATCGACCGGATGACCGAAGAAGAGCTTCTGCGCCGCATGGCGACCCAGGCGCCTTCGGATGGTTCCAATGCGGGCCCGCGCGCGCGCTAA
- the folK gene encoding 2-amino-4-hydroxy-6-hydroxymethyldihydropteridine diphosphokinase produces the protein MGANYPGPWGAPSETIDRALRALNEKGVSLLKVSNFYETAAVGRAGQPPYVNAVAQIETAMPPEALLRRLKQIERAAGRRGGSPWGPRSLDIDILDFKGRVQNWQGGTPRFARAGPRPLVLPHPWIEKRPFVLRPLLDVAPDWRHPVTKKSAQELWRRVAQGWEGQVLKVLAPETRLATGA, from the coding sequence ATGGGGGCAAACTATCCCGGCCCGTGGGGTGCGCCGTCCGAGACGATCGACCGGGCGCTGCGCGCACTCAACGAGAAGGGCGTTTCGCTGCTGAAGGTTTCGAACTTCTACGAGACGGCGGCCGTGGGCCGCGCCGGCCAGCCGCCCTATGTGAACGCGGTCGCGCAGATCGAGACGGCGATGCCCCCGGAGGCCTTGCTCCGCCGCCTGAAACAGATCGAGCGCGCCGCCGGGCGCCGAGGCGGAAGCCCCTGGGGACCGCGGAGCCTCGATATAGACATTCTGGACTTCAAGGGCCGGGTTCAGAACTGGCAGGGCGGGACGCCGCGATTCGCCCGGGCAGGGCCGCGCCCCCTGGTTTTGCCCCATCCTTGGATAGAAAAGAGGCCGTTCGTCCTGCGGCCGTTGCTGGATGTGGCGCCGGATTGGCGCCATCCGGTGACGAAGAAGTCGGCTCAGGAACTGTGGCGCCGTGTCGCGCAAGGCTGGGAAGGGCAGGTTCTTAAGGTCTTGGCTCCCGAGACACGACTTGCCACGGGCGCCTGA
- a CDS encoding NYN domain-containing protein, with protein MHFYPTERIALFIDGANLYAASKTLSFDIDYKRLLALFRSKGQLVRALYYTALAEDQEYSSIRPLIDWLDYNGYTMVTKPTKEFVDATGRRKVKGNMDIELAVDAMELAEHLDHLVIFSGDGDFRSLVESLQHKGKRVSVISSLSTNPPMVADELRRQADQFIDLVDLQHDIGRTSSDRSQRRRPDNESEATDAYDPSDLVET; from the coding sequence ATGCACTTCTATCCGACGGAACGGATTGCTTTGTTTATCGACGGCGCGAATCTGTACGCCGCTTCAAAGACCCTTTCGTTCGATATCGATTACAAGCGGCTGCTGGCCCTGTTCCGCTCCAAAGGGCAGCTTGTGCGCGCGCTGTATTACACGGCCCTGGCCGAGGATCAGGAGTATTCCTCGATACGTCCGCTGATCGATTGGCTCGACTACAACGGCTACACCATGGTCACGAAACCGACCAAGGAGTTCGTCGACGCCACGGGGCGGCGCAAGGTCAAAGGCAATATGGATATCGAGCTTGCCGTCGATGCCATGGAGCTCGCCGAGCATCTGGACCACCTGGTGATCTTCTCGGGCGATGGCGATTTTCGCTCGCTCGTCGAATCCCTTCAGCACAAGGGCAAGCGCGTCAGTGTGATCTCGTCGCTCTCGACCAATCCACCGATGGTCGCGGATGAGCTGCGGCGGCAAGCCGATCAATTCATCGATCTGGTCGATCTGCAGCATGACATTGGCCGCACGTCCTCGGATCGCTCGCAGCGCCGGCGGCCGGACAACGAGTCGGAAGCCACGGACGCCTACGACCCGTCCGATCTCGTCGAGACCTGA